The window TCCATTGTGAGTAATCCCTCATTACTAAGTTTTTTCACAGCAACGCTGACACTCGGTTTTGATATGCCAAGGTCATTTGCAACGTCAATAGAACGGACATTGCCAAGTTTCTGCCGCAATAGAAAAATGGCTTTTAAGTAGGTTTCGGCAGACTCACGGCTTTTCATTGGCTCATATAAAATTGCATTTGATAGCTGCCCTGATAATTAACTACCTGCAATTTGCAGTTTACAGGGTCTACACCGTATACCCGACGCTTATCCATTGAATTGCCGCCATTGCAAACATGGTATATGTCCTGTATGTCCCGTCCGCTTAGTTTCCCGGCTTCAAGTACGAATGACTGTTTTTCTTCGTTTCTCCAATCACCCCATAACGCAATTTCCCAGATATAATTAACCATAATGTCCGGTAAAATGGCCCTTATCCCGGTTGACACAGACCAATTATCCTTACTGCACATGGGCGGATTTTCACTTGTCGTCCTCGTCATGTCCAATCCCTCCTTTTTTGAACATTGAATGTCTTGTTCCAGTCTGGCAGTGTCCATGTCCATGCCCACCAAATCCATAACCGGCGTGCTGCCAATGTTCATAACCGTGTCCGTAAGACGACATGAATTTCTCCATATACTTACGCCTCTCCTCGAAATCCTCGTCAGGAAATTGCTCCTCATACTGCCCGATGATTCGCCCCAGGTATTTACTAAAATCAGTCAGTTCATCATCATTCAGACAGTCAAGGACTTTCAAAACGTCCGGCTCGCTCTCGTCCGTACTGCCGGCGGCATTCGCGCCTTTTTCGGTCAGCCGGATAGTCATAACCCGCTTATCGTCCTCTGACGGTTCGCGGGTTATATAGCCGTATTTTTCCAGCTTTGCAACCAGCTCTGCAACTGATTGTTTGCTCATATTGAGCAAATAGGTCAATTCCTTTTGACTGATTACGGGTTTCAATTTGAGAATTGCCAGCACCCGGCCTTGCCCCCTGTGAGGGTTGTGCATTTTGCCAAAATGGTTAAACATTGCGCGGTGCATGAGCATTTGAAGCTGCTGCAGTTGTCCGTTGATCGTGCCTTTAATTTCATCCACTGTTAAGTCCTCCTGCTATCATTCCTATTATTTTCATATGTCAAGTACCTGACTTTTTAATCAGTGTAACACCTGACCGTTTTAATGTCAAGTACCTGACTTAATATTTTTAACTTTTCTGGAACCAATCAGAAGCCTTTCCCTGTACATCTGCTAAAAAATATTACAAAGTCAGGACATAAGAAAAGCATATTGTCAGGTACGTGACAATATGTTTTTATACTACTGATAATAATTAGATACGGACATAAATACGGGAAAGGAAGGCACAAATTGAACTTTATCATACAGGTTTTACTTATCAATCTGGTAATTTCATGTGAAAATGTCGGCGTATTCGCATTAGCTACCAATGGGCTGCTGCCGGGCATGGCAAAGAAAGTTCATCGAATTGGTGTTGGTTTATCATTGGTGTTTAAGTTGACTTTCATTGCTATTGCAGGCGCTCTATTTGCTATACCATGGCTGCATATCCGTATTGTCGGAGGAGCATTATTGCTCTACATCACGTTTAATATGCTGCTTCATAGCAAACAGAACTTTGATAGAAAGCTGCAATCAGAGAACAAAGAAAAGGACAGCTTTTTTGAAGCCGTAATTTCTATTTCAGTTGCTGTTATCAGTATGAGCTTAGATGACGCCATTGCCATATCCAGCATTATTTCCACAGATGGAACTATGTTAGACTCGAAAAAAATAGTTGTCGCTCTTGCCGGACTTATATTCGGGGCTTTTATTTTGCTTCTATTCAGCGATTCAATGTCGGAGTTGATAGAACAATTTCCAATTCTAAACGACCTATGTGCCGGATATTTAACTTACATGGCAATCAGAATGATATTTGAAGATGATACGATTAAGCTCTTTTTTGAGCGCATCCACTTTACTTTCACCATACCGGGAGCAGTTTTGTGTGGGGTTTTAATGGCCTTTTACGGTCTGTTTGCCAATGGTATCCTTCCCGGCGGAGATACAAAAATGAGAAATACAAACCTGCCAATCTATTGCATAATAGTTGTATACGCATTGGCTACCATTGGGGCAATTTCCTATCTTGATACGGCACCGCTTATCGAGGGGCATAAGCTCAATGTTCAATCCGTGTATGGATTTATTCCAAATGGTTCAAATGCAGTATACACCATAGCTTCGTCAGCTGAACTGATTACCATTTGTGCGGCGGTATTGGCAGGGGCAACAGCCAAAAATGGCGGTAAAGAATCCTATTTATCCATGCTTTTTTCAAATACAAAAGGATTGTTGACATATGTATTATTGGGACTTTTTGTAAATACTGTGGGTCTGTCCTTTATTTTCGGCTTTGGAAAAATAAGTCTGCCGGATTACTTCATAATGTTTGCAGCCCAAACATTATTGCTGCTTTCGTATACAGCAGCTTTTACCATGATTTCTACATTTATGAAAGGAAAGTCCATGATAATTGTTTTAGGCTTACTATATATTTTAATGGAACCGATTGAAGCTGCCGTTTTTATTCACAGCGACCGCTTCCCTGCTGTTGCTTATTTTTTCCCAAGCTATCATTTGGCTGCCATTTCCGGACGCGTTGCAAGTCCCTATTCTATTCCAATGACTATGCTCATTTCTATTTTGTACATTGCATTATTTACTTATATTGGTTACAGCCACTATCAGTCACGCTATGTAACTTCCAAGCCAATTCTAAAATAGCCGGCAGGATGGCACCAAAATCGAAATACATAAAACAGGATACCACATCATGCCCGGTATCCTGTTTACGTTTTCGCTTTAAAATAATATTTTTTAGCATTTGCTTTAACTGTACCCTATGATATCATGAACTTGGCGGAAAGCATGTCTTTTTTGAAGCTAGAAGGAAAAGTATATTTGAGATTACTCAGAAACATGCGGCCACTCCCTCAATGCCTTCGTTAACAATGGCAAAGCGATATAGAGCGCTTTGAGATTATTACTAAGCATCAAATGCTGCCAAGTGTCTTGCGTTAATTTTTCTTTTGCCTTTTCAGATTTGCTAATCAGAGAAGTGATTGGTGCAAGAGCATTTTTCAAGTCTTCTTCGGTATAACAATCCACAGCATCACTCTCTGCCAGGCCCTTTGATATCAGTGATGAAGCTATATGAAGCGCTTTAAGCCTGTTCTTTTGTAACGTATGCTGAGAAGTACCCTGCGCAAATTTCTCTTTTGCTTTCTCAGTCCTGCTGATCATTGAAGTTATTGCCTGGAGTGCTTCCTCCATATCTTTTTCTGTAAAGTCATCCATAAACTTAACCTCCACGAATATAAATCATCGGCAATCCCAATTCCTGCTTTGAGCATGTGTGCAATCATTTATCCTTATTCTAACACCTAATCAAAATCGAGTAGGAGGCTGACCATTAGTTAGTCAGCCGACCTCTCACAACACCCAGCATACCGTTCGGTACTGGGCGTTTCCCTAGTTTACGCTATCACAGATTTGTAGTAAGAATTGAAAAACTGAAAGCCGTCCTTTTCTATCCTTTGATTCGTCAGGGCTGCTTTTAGAATTGGGCTGCTGGCTGTACGCCAGTAGCCTTTCCTTGTATTTGCAAGGATTCCTGCATTGGTTTTGCTGATTCCAAGGCTCTCAAGGTTTCGATACCTCGTTTTCACTCTTTTCCAACACTTCCAGAATACCATTCGGATTCGTCTCCTCATCCATTCGTCCGTCTCTTTTAACAGATTTTCCATATCTGCCAGCTTGTAGTAGTTTATCCATCCCACTATGAATTGTTTCATTTTTCTTTTCCACTCTTCATAGCTTTGGATATTTCTCCTACTTGTGAGTTCCTTGACCTTTGCCTTCATCTTTTCTTTGCTCTTCCCATGTACTCTCATTCGAAAGCCCAAACG of the Lacrimispora indolis DSM 755 genome contains:
- a CDS encoding MarR family winged helix-turn-helix transcriptional regulator — its product is MDEIKGTINGQLQQLQMLMHRAMFNHFGKMHNPHRGQGRVLAILKLKPVISQKELTYLLNMSKQSVAELVAKLEKYGYITREPSEDDKRVMTIRLTEKGANAAGSTDESEPDVLKVLDCLNDDELTDFSKYLGRIIGQYEEQFPDEDFEERRKYMEKFMSSYGHGYEHWQHAGYGFGGHGHGHCQTGTRHSMFKKGGIGHDEDDK
- a CDS encoding TerC family protein — translated: MNFIIQVLLINLVISCENVGVFALATNGLLPGMAKKVHRIGVGLSLVFKLTFIAIAGALFAIPWLHIRIVGGALLLYITFNMLLHSKQNFDRKLQSENKEKDSFFEAVISISVAVISMSLDDAIAISSIISTDGTMLDSKKIVVALAGLIFGAFILLLFSDSMSELIEQFPILNDLCAGYLTYMAIRMIFEDDTIKLFFERIHFTFTIPGAVLCGVLMAFYGLFANGILPGGDTKMRNTNLPIYCIIVVYALATIGAISYLDTAPLIEGHKLNVQSVYGFIPNGSNAVYTIASSAELITICAAVLAGATAKNGGKESYLSMLFSNTKGLLTYVLLGLFVNTVGLSFIFGFGKISLPDYFIMFAAQTLLLLSYTAAFTMISTFMKGKSMIIVLGLLYILMEPIEAAVFIHSDRFPAVAYFFPSYHLAAISGRVASPYSIPMTMLISILYIALFTYIGYSHYQSRYVTSKPILK